One genomic region from Streptomyces venezuelae encodes:
- a CDS encoding HPP family protein, with protein sequence MSTDTARRTAADATDSAHPSGPRRPRIIGRAPAAPPPAAAFHSVTAATAALLGLVAIGAAIHEPVLIPPLAASAALVHCAPTLPLAQPRSVVVGHLLGAAAGYAVAATAGGSTWAAAVAAGVALALTTLARTPHSPACATAVVIVLQSPAPGRFVPLLLGATVLLVLTAFTASRIRRDAPRYPAYWW encoded by the coding sequence ATGAGCACCGACACCGCACGCCGTACCGCAGCCGACGCCACGGATTCCGCCCACCCCTCCGGCCCCCGCAGGCCGAGGATCATCGGCCGGGCTCCGGCCGCGCCCCCGCCCGCGGCCGCCTTCCACAGCGTCACCGCGGCGACGGCCGCCCTGCTGGGTCTCGTCGCGATCGGCGCCGCCATCCACGAGCCGGTACTCATACCTCCGCTGGCCGCGAGCGCCGCCCTGGTGCACTGCGCTCCCACCCTTCCCCTCGCCCAGCCCCGCAGCGTGGTCGTCGGACACCTGCTGGGGGCCGCCGCCGGATACGCGGTCGCGGCCACGGCGGGCGGCAGCACCTGGGCCGCCGCGGTCGCCGCCGGTGTCGCCCTCGCGCTGACGACCCTGGCCCGGACCCCGCACTCCCCGGCCTGCGCGACCGCCGTCGTCATCGTGCTCCAGTCGCCCGCGCCGGGACGGTTCGTCCCGCTGCTCCTCGGCGCCACGGTCCTGCTCGTCCTGACAGCCTTCACCGCGTCCCGCATCCGCAGGGACGCACCGCGGTACCCCGCCTACTGGTGGTGA
- a CDS encoding YybH family protein — protein sequence MTTTDLANLVLTDDVEQQNQAFIDAFNSGDGAIFDTLYRDDAISNLTGSPLTGAERRQGIIDLLKTGPKLDSKVVQNYVAGDVSLVIVEFRLDVADEQGGRQIITGTCTDVMRRTGDNRWIMAIDRPLADELPTK from the coding sequence ATGACCACCACCGATCTCGCCAACCTCGTCCTCACCGACGACGTGGAGCAGCAGAACCAGGCGTTCATCGACGCCTTCAACTCGGGCGACGGCGCCATCTTCGACACCCTCTACCGTGACGACGCGATCTCGAACCTCACGGGCAGCCCGCTGACGGGCGCGGAGCGCCGGCAGGGCATCATCGACCTGCTGAAGACCGGCCCCAAGCTCGACTCGAAGGTCGTGCAGAACTACGTCGCCGGTGACGTCTCGCTGGTGATCGTCGAATTCCGCCTCGACGTCGCGGACGAGCAGGGCGGGCGCCAGATCATCACGGGCACCTGCACCGACGTCATGCGGCGCACCGGCGACAACCGCTGGATCATGGCGATCGACCGCCCGCTCGCGGACGAGCTCCCGACCAAGTAG
- a CDS encoding type I polyketide synthase, which yields MNNEDKLVDYLKRVTVDLQKTRRRLAELESAASEPVAIVGMACRYPGGVASPDDLWNLVAEGRDAITEWPADRGWDVDALYDPEPGTPGRTYTKEGGFLEGATRFDAGFFGISPREALAMDPQHRVLLETAWELFEDAGIDPTALRGSSTGVFAGIVEQSYLGLDGPEEFEGYLMTSKLGSVASGRIAYSFGFEGPAVSLDTACSSSLVALHLAVQSVRSGESALAVAGGVTVNGHPGGFVDFSRQNGLSADGRCRSFAASAAGTGWSEGVGLVLVEKLSDARRNGHRVLAVIRGSAVNQDGASNGLTAPNGPSQERVIKGALADAGLTTADVDIVEAHGTATRLGDPIEAQALLATYGQGRPADRPLRLGSLKSNIGHTVAAAGVGGVIKMIQAMRHGTMPRTLHVDEPTPVVDWRAGAVELLTEERAWPDLDRPRRAAVSSFGVSGTNAHVILEEVPVDITGPEAAVAGGPAAPWVLSAKSRPALRDQARRLAAHLAERPELADQDVAFSLATTRAALPERASIVGADRETRLARLHALAGGEPSAGLVTGSAGRSGKTVFLFPGQGSQWAGMAVDLMDTSPEFAARIDACAEALAEFTDWSLQDVLRGADGAPGLDRVDVVQPVLWAVMVALAELWRSRGVRPEAVAGHSQGEIAAATVAGVLTLRDGARVVALRSQAIGRVLAGLGGMVSVALPAPEVRERTVPWEGRIQLAAVNGPRSVVVSGENEALDEFLAEARRDGIRARRVPVDYASHSAYVELLEDELSSLLAEVTPRQSDIPMLSTVTGDWVEGPELDAGYWYRNLRQTVELERAVRALLGQGFGTFVEASAHPVLVTGVQDIAEDAGRTATVVGTLRRDEGGQERFWTSAGEAYVRGAAPDWEAVFEGSGVRRVDLPTYAFQQERYWYEPVSAATDAVSLGLDAVGHPLLGAAVTVAGPNGPTGSQGPHGPHGDEALFTSLITRHSHPWLTDHVVDGATVLPPAALVELVVRAGDEFGATVLDEFSVEALPGVDAGAGLRVQVGVGVADEWGRRTVTVHTRPEAGDVTWSLAGRGRIGVEASEPDFALENWPPEGATALDLEGAYERLAADGPAYGPGFRGVSAAWRLGDDLYAEVRLPAEARNRALPGDFGLHPALLDAALHAAPLTAAAQPASELTPAVSASELTPAEPASEPTSAESAAAPTVPQSTAEPTPQPSAPQGGATEVPAAAVSAQASGTPAGRLVVAWRGVRLYATGASLVRVRLTPAGDGTLAAYLADATGRPVATIASLGFGSAEPRVAAGAREHDALFEVAWAPVGLAGAQDGTATWGVLGTRTPQLDALLPGARRLPDVPAAGEAARSGEGEQPLLAVLAPTGGAQSGVLPGSAHRAARHALALVQEWLADDRLARTRLVVLTRGAVTTRTEDVTDLAASAVWGLVRSAQSEHPGRIVLVDTDGSPASDAVLPLLTGAGVGEAQLALRDGRVLRPRMRRVPAAPDSRPSGAWNPDGTVLITGGTGSLGALFARHLVTRHGVRDLLLTSRRGEQAHGVRELVDELTRLGARVTVAAADAADRDALARVLADVPADRPLTGVVHMAGVLDDGLIADQTPERLDAVLRPKADAAWNLHELTRGLDLSAFVLFSSLAGVIGGAGQAPYAAANAFLDGLAEHRAARGLPATSVAWGLWEQSGGMTGDLDEADLRRIARAGFRPVTAERGPSILDAALAQGLPALVGTPLDVAALRENPGRAPLLLSALAGAPTRGTARNAAGPGAASGRHLGGMTEAEQLAYLLAVVRAEVGAVLGHPDPAGIAGDLPFPSLGFDSLTAVELRNRLDDVAGVRLPATLVYDHPTPAALAEYLRTVLLEGAAGSGTGPAGAAKGDGTGAAHAVDFAAETVLPEDVRPEGEVTRVATDPTTVFLTGATGFLGAFVLRDLLRTTTARVRVLVRGADPADARDRLRANLDWYRIAEEIDESRIDVVVGDLARPLLGLDEREFDRLSRETDVVYHVGASVNWLHPYEDLKAANVSGTIEVLRLAARNRSVPVHYVSTTGVFSGADSGGAALAPDAPTGPADSLPTGYVQSKWVCEQLIGTARERGLPVSVYRVDVISGDQLNGACQTRDFVWLSLKGILQAGSVPEGMVGPVHLMPVDYVSAALLAMSGREGAVGRTFHLYNPSELTFAEAADHLRSFGYPLGELDREAWLERVRSDRGNALVPLLDAFELLTADSSGFYPPMDITDTLEVLAGSGVHCPPVTKQLFGRYVDFFTEVGYFPAPPMTEG from the coding sequence CCTGGAGACGGCCTGGGAGCTGTTCGAGGACGCGGGCATCGACCCGACGGCCCTCCGGGGCAGCAGCACCGGCGTCTTCGCCGGCATCGTCGAGCAGAGCTACCTCGGCCTCGACGGACCGGAGGAGTTCGAGGGGTACCTCATGACGAGCAAGCTGGGAAGTGTGGCGTCCGGCCGCATCGCCTACTCGTTCGGCTTCGAGGGCCCGGCCGTCTCGCTCGACACCGCCTGCTCGTCCTCGCTGGTGGCGCTGCACCTCGCCGTGCAGTCCGTACGCTCGGGCGAGTCGGCTCTCGCGGTCGCCGGCGGCGTGACGGTCAACGGCCACCCCGGCGGATTCGTCGACTTCTCCCGCCAGAACGGGCTCTCCGCCGACGGCCGTTGCCGCTCCTTCGCCGCGTCGGCCGCCGGCACCGGATGGTCCGAGGGCGTCGGCCTGGTCCTCGTCGAGAAGCTGTCCGACGCGCGACGGAACGGGCACCGCGTCCTCGCGGTGATCCGAGGCTCCGCCGTCAACCAGGACGGCGCGTCCAACGGCCTCACCGCCCCCAACGGCCCCTCGCAGGAACGGGTCATCAAGGGCGCGCTCGCCGACGCCGGACTGACCACCGCGGACGTCGACATCGTCGAGGCGCACGGCACCGCGACGCGGCTCGGCGACCCGATCGAGGCGCAGGCGCTCCTCGCCACCTACGGGCAGGGCCGCCCCGCCGACCGTCCGCTGCGGCTCGGCTCGCTCAAGTCCAACATCGGGCACACCGTCGCCGCGGCCGGCGTCGGCGGTGTCATCAAGATGATCCAGGCCATGCGCCACGGCACGATGCCGAGGACGCTCCACGTCGACGAGCCCACCCCCGTGGTCGACTGGCGTGCGGGCGCCGTCGAACTCCTCACCGAGGAACGGGCCTGGCCCGACCTCGACCGGCCGCGCCGCGCGGCGGTCTCCTCCTTCGGAGTCAGCGGCACCAACGCCCACGTCATCCTCGAAGAGGTGCCGGTGGACATCACTGGCCCCGAGGCGGCGGTGGCGGGCGGACCGGCCGCGCCGTGGGTGCTGTCCGCCAAGTCCCGGCCCGCGCTGCGCGACCAGGCGCGCCGCCTTGCGGCCCACCTCGCCGAGCGGCCCGAACTCGCCGACCAGGACGTGGCGTTCTCCCTCGCGACCACGCGGGCCGCCCTCCCCGAGCGGGCGTCGATCGTCGGCGCCGACCGGGAGACCCGGCTGGCGCGGCTCCACGCCCTCGCCGGCGGGGAACCCTCCGCCGGCCTGGTCACCGGGAGCGCGGGCCGGTCCGGCAAGACCGTGTTCCTGTTCCCCGGCCAGGGCTCGCAGTGGGCCGGGATGGCCGTCGACCTGATGGACACCTCCCCGGAGTTCGCGGCCCGCATCGACGCCTGCGCCGAGGCGCTGGCCGAGTTCACCGACTGGTCGCTCCAGGACGTCCTGCGCGGCGCCGACGGCGCCCCCGGCCTGGACCGTGTCGATGTCGTCCAGCCCGTCCTGTGGGCGGTGATGGTGGCCCTGGCCGAGCTGTGGCGTTCCCGGGGCGTGCGCCCCGAGGCCGTGGCCGGACACTCGCAGGGCGAGATCGCGGCGGCCACCGTGGCCGGGGTGCTGACCCTCCGGGACGGCGCCCGCGTGGTGGCGCTGCGCAGCCAGGCGATCGGCCGGGTCCTCGCCGGTCTCGGCGGCATGGTGTCCGTGGCCCTGCCCGCGCCGGAGGTCCGCGAGCGGACCGTGCCGTGGGAGGGCAGGATCCAGCTCGCCGCCGTCAACGGCCCGCGCTCCGTGGTCGTCTCCGGCGAGAACGAGGCGCTCGACGAGTTCCTCGCGGAGGCCCGGCGAGACGGGATACGGGCGCGTCGCGTCCCGGTCGACTACGCCTCGCACTCGGCGTACGTGGAGCTGCTCGAAGACGAACTGTCCTCCCTGCTTGCCGAGGTGACCCCACGTCAGTCGGATATTCCGATGCTTTCCACCGTGACCGGGGACTGGGTCGAGGGGCCCGAGCTGGACGCCGGCTACTGGTACCGGAACCTCCGGCAGACCGTCGAGCTGGAGCGGGCCGTCCGGGCCCTCCTCGGCCAGGGCTTCGGTACGTTCGTGGAGGCGAGCGCCCATCCGGTTCTCGTGACCGGGGTCCAGGACATCGCCGAGGACGCCGGCCGCACCGCCACCGTCGTCGGCACCCTGCGGCGCGACGAGGGCGGCCAGGAGAGGTTCTGGACCTCGGCCGGCGAGGCGTACGTGCGGGGTGCCGCGCCCGACTGGGAGGCCGTCTTCGAGGGCTCCGGGGTGCGGCGGGTCGACCTGCCGACGTACGCCTTCCAGCAGGAGCGCTACTGGTACGAGCCGGTCTCGGCCGCCACCGATGCCGTGAGCCTGGGCCTCGACGCCGTCGGCCACCCCCTCCTCGGCGCGGCCGTGACCGTCGCGGGCCCGAACGGTCCGACCGGATCGCAGGGCCCGCACGGACCGCACGGCGACGAGGCGCTCTTCACCAGCCTGATCACCCGGCACTCCCACCCCTGGCTGACCGACCATGTCGTGGACGGTGCGACCGTCCTGCCGCCCGCCGCCCTCGTGGAACTGGTGGTGCGCGCCGGCGACGAGTTCGGCGCCACCGTCCTCGACGAGTTCTCCGTCGAGGCGCTGCCGGGGGTGGACGCCGGAGCCGGGCTGCGGGTACAGGTCGGCGTGGGTGTCGCGGACGAGTGGGGACGGCGTACGGTCACGGTCCACACCCGCCCCGAGGCCGGTGACGTCACGTGGTCGCTCGCAGGGCGCGGCCGCATCGGCGTGGAGGCCTCCGAGCCGGACTTCGCGCTGGAGAACTGGCCACCGGAGGGCGCGACCGCGCTCGACCTGGAGGGCGCCTACGAGCGGCTCGCGGCCGACGGGCCGGCCTACGGCCCCGGCTTCCGGGGCGTGAGCGCCGCATGGCGGCTCGGGGACGACCTGTACGCCGAGGTACGCCTGCCGGCAGAAGCCCGGAACCGCGCCCTGCCCGGCGACTTCGGCCTGCACCCCGCCCTGCTGGACGCGGCCCTGCACGCGGCCCCGCTCACGGCCGCGGCGCAGCCGGCTTCCGAGCTGACCCCTGCCGTGTCGGCTTCCGAGCTGACCCCCGCTGAGCCGGCCTCCGAGCCGACCAGCGCCGAGTCAGCGGCCGCGCCGACTGTCCCCCAGTCGACCGCCGAGCCGACGCCCCAGCCGTCTGCCCCGCAAGGAGGGGCCACTGAAGTCCCCGCCGCGGCGGTCTCCGCCCAAGCCTCCGGAACCCCGGCCGGGCGCCTCGTCGTCGCGTGGCGAGGGGTGCGGCTGTACGCCACCGGCGCCTCCCTCGTCCGCGTGCGTCTGACGCCCGCCGGTGACGGCACCCTCGCCGCGTACCTCGCCGACGCGACGGGCCGGCCCGTCGCCACGATCGCCTCGCTCGGCTTCGGCTCCGCCGAGCCCCGTGTGGCCGCCGGGGCGCGCGAGCACGACGCCCTCTTCGAGGTCGCCTGGGCACCCGTCGGCCTTGCCGGGGCCCAGGACGGCACCGCGACCTGGGGCGTGCTCGGCACTCGTACGCCCCAGCTCGACGCCCTCCTGCCCGGCGCCCGGCGACTGCCCGACGTCCCGGCCGCGGGGGAGGCCGCGCGGTCCGGCGAGGGCGAGCAGCCGCTGCTCGCCGTGCTCGCCCCCACCGGGGGCGCCCAGAGCGGGGTCCTGCCCGGTTCCGCCCACCGGGCCGCGCGTCACGCGCTCGCCCTGGTCCAGGAGTGGCTGGCCGACGACCGGCTCGCCCGGACCCGGCTCGTCGTCCTCACACGGGGCGCGGTCACGACCCGTACCGAGGACGTGACCGACCTCGCGGCATCCGCCGTCTGGGGCCTGGTGCGCTCGGCCCAGTCCGAGCACCCGGGACGCATCGTGCTCGTCGACACCGATGGGTCCCCGGCCTCGGACGCCGTGCTTCCGCTGCTGACCGGCGCGGGTGTCGGCGAGGCGCAGCTCGCGCTCCGCGACGGCCGGGTGCTCCGGCCCCGGATGCGCCGGGTGCCGGCCGCGCCGGACAGCCGTCCGTCGGGGGCCTGGAACCCTGACGGTACGGTCCTGATCACCGGCGGCACCGGTTCCCTCGGCGCGCTCTTCGCGCGCCACCTGGTGACCCGCCACGGGGTGAGGGATCTGCTCCTCACCAGTCGGCGCGGCGAACAGGCACACGGTGTAAGGGAGTTGGTCGACGAGCTGACGCGGCTCGGTGCCCGGGTCACGGTCGCCGCCGCCGACGCCGCCGACCGGGACGCGCTCGCGCGGGTCCTCGCCGACGTCCCGGCGGACCGCCCGCTGACCGGTGTCGTCCACATGGCCGGTGTCCTGGACGACGGCCTGATCGCGGACCAGACACCGGAGCGGCTGGACGCGGTGCTGCGGCCGAAGGCCGACGCCGCCTGGAACCTGCACGAGCTGACCCGCGGCCTCGACCTCTCCGCCTTCGTGCTGTTCTCCTCCCTCGCGGGCGTGATCGGTGGCGCGGGCCAGGCCCCCTACGCCGCGGCCAACGCGTTCCTCGACGGCCTCGCCGAGCACCGCGCGGCCCGCGGCCTGCCCGCGACCTCCGTCGCCTGGGGCCTGTGGGAGCAGTCCGGCGGCATGACCGGGGACCTGGACGAGGCCGACCTCCGGCGCATCGCCCGGGCCGGCTTCCGGCCCGTCACGGCCGAGCGCGGGCCGTCGATCCTCGACGCCGCCCTCGCGCAGGGGCTGCCGGCGCTCGTCGGCACCCCGCTGGACGTAGCCGCCCTGCGGGAGAACCCCGGCCGGGCGCCGCTGCTGCTGTCCGCGCTCGCGGGCGCCCCCACCCGTGGCACCGCCCGGAACGCCGCCGGCCCCGGCGCCGCCTCCGGCCGTCACCTGGGCGGGATGACCGAGGCCGAGCAGCTCGCGTACCTCCTTGCGGTCGTCCGGGCAGAGGTCGGTGCCGTGCTCGGTCACCCCGACCCGGCGGGCATCGCCGGCGACCTGCCGTTCCCGTCGCTCGGCTTCGACTCGCTGACCGCCGTGGAACTCCGCAACCGGCTCGACGACGTCGCGGGCGTCAGGCTCCCCGCCACGCTGGTCTACGACCACCCGACCCCCGCGGCGCTCGCGGAGTACCTCCGTACGGTCCTGCTGGAAGGAGCGGCGGGCAGCGGCACCGGACCGGCGGGGGCGGCCAAGGGTGACGGCACGGGCGCGGCACACGCCGTGGACTTCGCGGCCGAGACCGTACTCCCCGAGGACGTACGGCCCGAGGGTGAGGTCACCCGGGTCGCCACGGACCCCACGACGGTGTTCCTGACCGGGGCCACCGGCTTCCTCGGCGCGTTCGTCCTGCGCGACCTCCTGCGGACCACGACCGCCCGCGTGCGGGTGCTCGTGCGGGGCGCGGACCCGGCCGACGCCCGGGACCGGCTGCGCGCCAACCTGGACTGGTACCGCATCGCGGAGGAGATCGACGAGAGCCGGATCGACGTCGTCGTCGGCGACCTCGCCCGGCCTCTTCTCGGCCTCGACGAGAGGGAGTTCGACCGGCTCAGCCGCGAGACCGACGTCGTCTACCACGTCGGTGCCTCGGTCAACTGGCTCCATCCGTACGAGGACTTGAAGGCGGCCAACGTCTCCGGCACGATCGAGGTCCTGCGGCTCGCGGCCCGGAACCGTTCGGTGCCCGTCCACTACGTGTCGACGACCGGGGTCTTCTCCGGCGCCGACAGCGGTGGTGCCGCCCTCGCGCCTGACGCGCCGACCGGCCCGGCCGATTCGCTTCCCACCGGATACGTCCAGAGCAAATGGGTGTGCGAGCAGCTCATCGGAACGGCCCGGGAGCGAGGCCTGCCGGTCTCCGTCTACCGCGTCGACGTGATCTCCGGTGACCAGCTCAACGGGGCCTGCCAGACACGGGACTTCGTGTGGCTGAGCCTCAAGGGCATCCTGCAGGCCGGCTCGGTCCCGGAGGGGATGGTGGGGCCCGTCCACCTGATGCCCGTGGACTACGTCAGCGCGGCCCTCCTTGCGATGTCGGGCCGGGAGGGTGCGGTGGGACGGACGTTCCACCTCTACAACCCGAGCGAGCTGACGTTCGCCGAAGCCGCCGACCATCTGCGGTCGTTCGGATACCCGCTGGGTGAACTGGACCGGGAAGCCTGGCTGGAGCGCGTGCGCTCCGACCGGGGCAACGCACTCGTGCCGCTGCTCGACGCCTTCGAGCTGCTGACCGCGGACAGCTCCGGCTTCTACCCGCCGATGGACATCACCGACACGCTGGAGGTGCTCGCGGGAAGCGGCGTGCACTGCCCGCCCGTGACCAAGCAGCTGTTCGGCAGGTACGTCGACTTCTTCACCGAGGTCGGCTACTTCCCGGCGCCACCGATGACCGAGGGGTGA